From a single Collimonas pratensis genomic region:
- a CDS encoding DUF494 family protein produces the protein MFEVLVYLYETYYRPDACPEPEALVKKLSAIGFEEDEITKALGWLTDLAEANHEFADKYPQQTSFSFGIRIYAQQEIDVLGIAAIGFIQFLESAKMLNPVQREIVIERALTVSETPVPLDKLKVIVLMVLWSQGKEPDGLMFDELFLDEDDEPEPRLLH, from the coding sequence ATGTTTGAAGTCCTCGTTTATCTGTATGAAACTTATTATCGGCCCGATGCCTGCCCTGAACCGGAGGCCTTGGTCAAGAAGCTGTCGGCGATCGGCTTTGAAGAAGACGAGATCACCAAAGCCCTCGGCTGGCTGACGGATCTGGCGGAAGCCAATCACGAATTCGCCGATAAGTATCCGCAGCAAACCTCTTTTTCCTTTGGCATCCGCATCTACGCCCAGCAGGAAATTGACGTGCTGGGCATAGCCGCGATTGGATTCATCCAGTTCCTGGAATCGGCCAAGATGCTCAACCCTGTGCAGCGCGAGATCGTGATCGAGCGTGCATTGACCGTCAGCGAGACCCCGGTTCCGCTCGACAAACTCAAGGTGATCGTGCTGATGGTGCTATGGAGTCAGGGCAAGGAGCCGGACGGCTTGATGTTCGACGAGCTGTTCCTCGACGAAGACGACGAACCCGAACCGCGCCTCTTGCATTAG
- the dprA gene encoding DNA-processing protein DprA has protein sequence MASWLRLEQTAGVGAETARRLLAAFGLPASIFSTSFSALHKVVPGRIAHALLAAPSDATLALIERTLEWLQQAGNRLLTLADADYPHALLDISDPPLMLYVKGRVELLARPALAVVGSRNATAQGIANAERFAEILSQRGLTVISGLALGIDAAAHQGALRGAAGNAEAGSTIAVIGTGADIVYPARNRGLAHQIAEAGCIVSEYPLGMPGIAANFPRRNRIVSGLARGVLVVEAAAQSGSLITARMAAEQGRDVFAIPGSIHSPLAKGCHQLIKQGAKLVESAQDILEELRSFHTPGQANSEAGSAGDETQAAVEATVEATDDDQKLLRQLGYDPVSFDVLAARCSSDAASLNGRLLALELAGLIEVLPGGLYRRLD, from the coding sequence TTGGCATCCTGGCTGCGTCTCGAACAGACTGCCGGAGTCGGCGCCGAAACTGCGCGCCGCTTGCTGGCTGCCTTCGGCCTACCGGCCAGCATCTTTTCCACTTCATTCTCCGCCCTGCACAAGGTTGTGCCCGGACGCATCGCTCATGCCTTGCTGGCGGCGCCGTCGGACGCTACCCTGGCGCTGATCGAACGCACCCTGGAATGGCTGCAGCAAGCGGGCAACCGCTTGCTGACTCTGGCGGACGCCGACTACCCGCATGCGTTGCTGGACATCAGCGATCCGCCGCTGATGCTGTATGTGAAGGGGCGCGTCGAATTGCTGGCACGCCCGGCGTTGGCGGTGGTCGGCAGCCGCAATGCGACGGCGCAGGGCATCGCCAATGCCGAGCGCTTCGCGGAAATCCTTAGCCAGCGCGGCCTGACCGTCATCTCCGGCCTGGCCCTGGGCATCGATGCTGCCGCCCATCAGGGCGCTTTGCGCGGCGCAGCCGGCAATGCGGAAGCCGGCAGCACCATCGCCGTGATCGGCACCGGCGCCGACATCGTTTACCCGGCGCGCAATCGCGGCTTGGCGCACCAGATCGCTGAAGCGGGCTGCATTGTCAGCGAGTATCCGCTGGGCATGCCCGGCATCGCGGCCAATTTCCCGCGCCGCAACCGCATCGTTTCCGGCCTGGCGCGCGGCGTGCTGGTGGTGGAAGCCGCGGCCCAGTCGGGTTCGCTGATTACCGCCCGCATGGCGGCCGAGCAGGGGCGCGACGTGTTTGCCATTCCGGGTTCGATCCACTCGCCGCTGGCTAAAGGTTGCCATCAACTGATCAAGCAGGGCGCCAAGCTGGTGGAGTCGGCGCAGGATATCCTGGAAGAGTTGCGGTCTTTCCACACGCCGGGGCAGGCGAACTCAGAGGCTGGCAGCGCTGGTGATGAGACCCAGGCCGCCGTCGAGGCAACTGTAGAGGCAACCGATGACGATCAAAAATTATTACGGCAGCTCGGCTATGATCCGGTCAGTTTCGATGTGCTGGCAGCGCGCTGCAGCAGCGACGCGGCCAGCTTGAACGGCCGTTTGCTGGCACTGGAACTGGCTGGCCTGATCGAAGTTCTGCCCGGCGGTCTTTACCGTCGCCTTGATTGA
- a CDS encoding LysM peptidoglycan-binding domain-containing protein, with protein sequence MKKFSTAALLLALCTGFGISSMAHAQAVKTMRCEFLPNAPDQHVVVRGDTLWGISGHFLQHPWCWPQVWGLNQDQIRNPHWIYPGQIVYFDRVNGRLRLGNSTSGEPGVVKLSPQVRVQGIGRDAITTISTDAIGPFLSQPLIIEGDDLKSAPHIVAVQEGHMNLGKGDKAYVRGDLADATAFQVFRPGNPLKDPVSGKVIANEALYLGTLKLERRGSTPDEAATFSVVDVKEEMQVGDRIIPRPVEPILNYVPHAPAGNVDARIVSIYGGVATAAQNQIATINQGRADNIDVGTVLQLSRLGATIKDPADHNKKVKLPDEQYGTLFIFRVFNHISYGLIMEVQNTVDIGDTARSPQ encoded by the coding sequence ATGAAAAAGTTTAGCACAGCTGCACTCCTTCTTGCTTTATGCACCGGATTTGGCATTTCAAGCATGGCCCACGCCCAGGCAGTCAAGACCATGCGCTGCGAGTTTTTGCCGAATGCTCCGGACCAGCACGTGGTAGTGCGTGGCGACACGCTGTGGGGAATTTCCGGTCATTTCTTGCAACATCCATGGTGCTGGCCGCAAGTGTGGGGCCTGAATCAGGACCAGATCCGCAATCCGCACTGGATCTATCCAGGCCAGATCGTGTATTTCGACCGCGTCAACGGCCGCCTGCGCCTGGGCAATAGCACCAGCGGCGAACCCGGCGTGGTCAAGCTGTCGCCGCAAGTGCGGGTGCAAGGCATCGGCCGCGATGCGATTACGACCATTTCCACCGATGCCATCGGCCCTTTCCTGTCGCAGCCGCTGATCATCGAAGGCGACGACTTGAAAAGCGCACCGCATATCGTGGCAGTACAGGAAGGGCACATGAACCTGGGCAAGGGCGATAAAGCCTATGTGCGCGGCGACCTGGCGGATGCGACTGCATTCCAGGTATTCCGTCCCGGCAATCCGCTCAAGGATCCGGTCAGCGGCAAGGTCATCGCCAACGAAGCGCTGTACCTGGGCACCTTGAAACTTGAACGCCGCGGCAGCACGCCGGATGAGGCGGCAACTTTCAGCGTGGTCGACGTCAAGGAAGAAATGCAGGTCGGCGACCGCATCATTCCGCGGCCGGTCGAACCGATCCTGAATTACGTGCCGCATGCGCCGGCAGGCAATGTCGACGCCCGCATCGTCTCCATCTATGGCGGCGTAGCCACGGCAGCGCAGAACCAGATCGCCACCATCAATCAGGGCAGGGCTGACAATATCGACGTCGGCACGGTGCTGCAGTTGTCCCGCCTGGGCGCGACCATCAAGGATCCTGCCGATCACAACAAGAAGGTCAAGCTGCCGGACGAACAATACGGTACCCTGTTCATCTTCCGCGTGTTCAACCATATTTCGTATGGCTTGATCATGGAAGTCCAGAATACGGTCGATATCGGCGACACCGCCAGATCGCCACAATAA
- the def gene encoding peptide deformylase, which produces MSLLNILRYPDVRLHKIAKPVTVFDSRLKKLIADMAETMYEAPGVGLAASQVDVHEQLVVIDTSDTGTDLRVFINPQILWASEEKQIYDEGCLSVPGVYDGVERPARVKVRALDADGQPFEVDADGLLAVCIQHEMDHLQGKVFVEYLSPLKRNRIKAKMLKEEREQKRDKQYGTR; this is translated from the coding sequence ATGTCCTTATTAAATATTCTTCGTTATCCCGACGTCCGCTTGCACAAAATTGCCAAGCCAGTGACAGTTTTTGACAGTCGGTTAAAAAAATTGATCGCCGACATGGCCGAAACCATGTACGAAGCGCCCGGCGTCGGCCTGGCTGCTTCGCAAGTCGATGTCCATGAACAGCTGGTGGTGATCGATACTTCCGATACCGGCACCGACCTGCGGGTTTTCATCAATCCGCAGATTCTCTGGGCCAGCGAAGAAAAGCAGATTTACGACGAAGGCTGCCTGTCGGTGCCGGGCGTCTACGATGGCGTCGAACGTCCTGCGCGCGTGAAAGTGCGCGCCCTGGACGCTGACGGCCAGCCGTTTGAGGTCGACGCCGATGGCTTGCTGGCGGTCTGCATCCAGCACGAGATGGATCACTTGCAAGGCAAGGTATTCGTTGAATATCTGTCACCGCTGAAGCGCAACCGCATCAAGGCCAAGATGCTCAAGGAAGAGCGCGAACAGAAACGCGACAAGCAATACGGTACAAGATAA
- the fmt gene encoding methionyl-tRNA formyltransferase yields the protein MKIIFAGTPEFAAVALKALHDAGHQIVLVLTQPDRPAGRGMQLHASPVKQFALDHQIPVAQPVSLRLDGKYPEIASEAHQLLQATPHDVMVVAAYGLILPLSVLTIPPRGCLNIHGSLLPRWRGAAPIHRAIEAGDSETGITIMQMDQGLDTGAMLLIEKMAIAADDTTGSLHDKMAKLGGEMIVEALVRMEQDALQATPQPEEGVTYAAKISKEEAALDFKLPAEMLERKIRAFNPFPAASASFAGITLKLWRAQAISSDNKAAPGTILSADPQDGVVVACGSGALRITELQKPGGKRLPVAEFLRAFPMQGGRFG from the coding sequence ATGAAAATCATCTTCGCCGGTACTCCCGAATTCGCCGCCGTGGCGCTCAAGGCCTTGCACGACGCCGGCCACCAGATCGTGCTGGTCCTGACCCAGCCGGACCGCCCGGCCGGCCGCGGCATGCAGCTGCATGCTTCGCCGGTCAAGCAATTCGCACTCGATCACCAGATCCCGGTAGCGCAACCGGTATCGCTGCGACTGGATGGCAAGTACCCAGAGATCGCCAGCGAGGCGCATCAACTGCTGCAAGCGACGCCGCACGATGTCATGGTGGTGGCTGCCTACGGCCTGATCCTGCCACTCAGCGTGCTCACCATCCCACCGCGCGGCTGCCTCAACATCCACGGCTCGCTGCTGCCACGCTGGCGCGGCGCGGCGCCTATCCACCGCGCGATCGAAGCCGGCGACAGCGAGACCGGCATCACCATCATGCAAATGGACCAGGGCCTGGATACCGGCGCCATGCTGCTGATCGAAAAAATGGCGATTGCTGCCGACGACACCACCGGCAGCCTGCATGACAAGATGGCAAAGCTTGGCGGCGAAATGATAGTCGAAGCGCTGGTCCGCATGGAACAAGATGCGTTGCAGGCAACGCCGCAACCGGAGGAAGGCGTGACCTACGCCGCCAAGATCAGCAAGGAAGAGGCAGCGCTTGATTTCAAGCTGCCGGCAGAGATGCTGGAACGCAAGATACGGGCATTCAATCCCTTCCCCGCCGCTTCCGCTTCATTCGCTGGCATCACCCTGAAGCTGTGGCGAGCGCAAGCGATTAGCTCTGACAACAAGGCTGCTCCCGGAACCATCCTCAGCGCCGATCCGCAGGATGGCGTGGTGGTGGCTTGCGGCAGCGGCGCTTTGCGGATTACCGAATTGCAGAAACCGGGGGGCAAGCGCTTGCCGGTGGCTGAATTCTTGCGGGCTTTTCCGATGCAAGGCGGGCGATTTGGGTGA
- a CDS encoding D-hexose-6-phosphate mutarotase — protein sequence MPNSENPQPTNDFLIASSADGAQVKVSLHGAHICSWCTPDGVERLFMSPLNSWRNDSAIRGGIPVVFPQFSNEGPLPKHGFARVSLWSLLETSRQIDGSGLIRLGLSDSEETRSVFPHAFSLELRVEFSGQELNTELLVTNTGDQPFEFTCALHTYLSTQLAAAAVYGLAGHQYRDSMDERRVKQEDAEVLHIREEVDRVYFAVDKPVTLSDHQHSVIASQAGFADAVVWNPWETGCARIADLKLDSYQHFVCIEAATIQHPITLAAQASWSGSQNLECLLLG from the coding sequence TTGCCGAATTCAGAAAATCCGCAACCGACCAACGATTTCCTTATTGCCAGCTCTGCCGACGGCGCGCAGGTAAAAGTGAGTTTGCATGGCGCCCATATCTGTTCATGGTGCACGCCGGACGGCGTCGAACGTCTGTTCATGAGCCCGCTTAATTCCTGGCGCAACGACAGCGCCATTCGTGGCGGCATACCGGTGGTGTTCCCGCAGTTCTCCAACGAAGGCCCGTTGCCCAAGCACGGCTTTGCGCGCGTCAGCCTGTGGAGCTTGCTGGAGACTTCCCGCCAGATCGACGGCAGCGGCTTGATCCGCCTGGGTCTCAGCGATTCCGAGGAAACCCGGAGCGTATTTCCGCATGCCTTCTCTCTGGAATTGCGCGTTGAGTTTTCCGGGCAGGAGCTGAATACAGAACTGCTGGTAACCAATACCGGAGATCAGCCTTTCGAATTTACCTGCGCCTTGCATACCTACCTGAGCACGCAGCTCGCCGCCGCTGCGGTGTATGGACTCGCCGGGCATCAGTACCGGGATTCAATGGATGAGCGCCGCGTCAAGCAAGAGGATGCGGAAGTCCTGCATATCAGGGAAGAAGTCGATCGCGTTTACTTCGCTGTCGACAAACCGGTCACCTTGAGCGATCACCAGCACAGCGTGATTGCAAGCCAGGCCGGGTTTGCCGATGCGGTGGTGTGGAATCCCTGGGAAACCGGTTGCGCGAGAATCGCCGATCTGAAATTGGATTCGTATCAGCATTTTGTTTGTATTGAAGCTGCCACGATTCAACATCCGATTACATTGGCGGCGCAAGCGAGCTGGAGCGGATCTCAGAATCTGGAATGCCTGTTGTTAGGCTGA
- a CDS encoding GNAT family N-acetyltransferase → MTADHSLPHVTVRQATPDDADILVALLAEMDDTPARAATLDAAGARKIMAEMAAYPYFRAYLVFADDVAVGTFSMLAFCSLTHEGTRQAVLDAVVISRACRGQGIGSVMLDHAVRIAGEAGCYKIALSSNLKRMDAHRFYENFGFTQHGISLVVPVPKPHA, encoded by the coding sequence ATGACCGCCGATCATTCCCTGCCGCACGTTACAGTGCGTCAGGCCACGCCTGACGATGCCGATATCCTGGTGGCCTTGCTGGCCGAGATGGACGATACCCCTGCTCGGGCAGCCACGCTGGATGCGGCCGGTGCTCGCAAGATCATGGCGGAGATGGCGGCCTATCCTTATTTCCGCGCTTACCTGGTGTTTGCCGACGATGTCGCGGTCGGCACCTTCAGCATGCTGGCGTTCTGCAGCCTGACGCATGAAGGCACCCGCCAGGCGGTGCTGGATGCCGTGGTCATCAGCCGCGCCTGCCGCGGCCAGGGCATCGGCAGCGTGATGCTGGATCATGCCGTGCGGATCGCCGGCGAGGCGGGCTGCTACAAGATCGCACTGTCGTCCAACCTGAAGCGGATGGATGCGCATCGCTTCTATGAAAATTTCGGCTTTACCCAGCATGGCATCAGCCTGGTGGTGCCTGTACCCAAACCACACGCATGA
- the phnE gene encoding phosphonate ABC transporter, permease protein PhnE produces MQTTFPVPPKQSIGRTLFWGVLLAILIASWKGADMRPLELLRDGGNMGTYAASFFPPDFHEWRTYLQELLVTIQIAVWGTALAVVCAVPCGLLASSNIAPAWVNQPVRRLMDAARAINEMVFAMLFVVAVGLGPFAGVLALFVATTGTLSKLFSEAVEAIDPQPVEGIRATGANALEEIVYGVLPQVMPLWISYVLYRFEANVRSATVVGMVGAGGIGVILWEVIRSFEYAQTCAVLIMIVVAVSMIDLVSSRMRKLFI; encoded by the coding sequence ATGCAAACCACGTTTCCTGTCCCGCCCAAGCAATCGATCGGCCGGACGCTGTTCTGGGGCGTGCTGCTGGCAATCCTGATCGCGTCATGGAAGGGCGCAGACATGCGCCCGCTGGAACTGCTGCGCGACGGCGGCAACATGGGCACCTACGCCGCCAGCTTTTTCCCGCCTGACTTCCACGAGTGGCGCACTTACCTGCAAGAACTGCTGGTGACGATACAGATTGCCGTCTGGGGTACGGCGCTGGCGGTGGTGTGCGCCGTGCCGTGCGGCTTGCTGGCGTCGTCGAACATTGCGCCAGCCTGGGTCAACCAGCCGGTGCGCCGCTTGATGGATGCGGCACGGGCGATCAATGAAATGGTGTTTGCCATGCTGTTTGTGGTGGCGGTCGGCCTGGGGCCGTTTGCCGGTGTCCTGGCGCTGTTCGTCGCCACTACCGGGACGCTGTCGAAGCTGTTTTCTGAAGCAGTGGAAGCCATCGATCCACAACCGGTCGAAGGCATCCGCGCCACCGGCGCCAATGCCCTGGAAGAGATTGTCTACGGCGTCTTGCCGCAAGTGATGCCGCTGTGGATTTCCTATGTGCTGTATCGCTTCGAAGCCAATGTCCGTTCGGCGACGGTAGTCGGCATGGTCGGCGCCGGCGGTATCGGCGTGATCCTGTGGGAAGTGATCCGCAGCTTCGAATACGCACAAACCTGTGCCGTGCTGATCATGATCGTGGTGGCCGTGAGCATGATCGACCTGGTGTCGTCGCGTATGCGCAAACTGTTTATCTAA
- the phnD gene encoding phosphonate ABC transporter substrate-binding protein, with product MFAKLFSGAAMTLAMLAATTAHADDAKVLNFGIISTESSQNLKQDWQPVLDEMSKRIGVKVNGFFASDYAGIIEGMRFGKVQMGWFGNKSAMEAVDRASGEVFAHVVNPDGTSGYYSLVGVQKDSPYKSIEDVLKNSKNLTFGIGDPNSTSGFLLPNYYIFAKNNVDPKTAFKVIRTSNHEANILAVANKQLDSAVFASDTMDRIEERQPAVAKEVRIVWKSPLIAADPLVWRKDLPADVKAKVKDFFVNYGKTGPNAAAEKAQLAKLQYSGFAESSNVQLNPIRQLELFKQKGKLEADENLSADEKKTKLDDINRKLSDLAKS from the coding sequence ATGTTTGCAAAATTATTTTCCGGCGCCGCAATGACCCTGGCGATGCTGGCGGCGACGACTGCGCACGCCGACGACGCCAAAGTACTGAACTTCGGCATCATCTCCACCGAATCGTCGCAAAACCTGAAGCAGGACTGGCAGCCGGTGCTGGATGAAATGAGCAAGCGCATCGGCGTCAAGGTCAACGGCTTCTTTGCCTCCGACTACGCCGGCATCATCGAAGGCATGCGTTTCGGCAAGGTGCAGATGGGCTGGTTCGGCAACAAGTCGGCGATGGAAGCGGTCGACCGTGCCAGCGGTGAAGTGTTCGCACACGTGGTCAATCCGGATGGCACATCGGGTTATTACAGCCTGGTCGGCGTACAGAAAGACAGCCCGTACAAGAGCATCGAAGACGTCCTGAAGAATTCCAAGAATCTGACTTTCGGTATCGGTGATCCGAATTCGACTTCCGGTTTCCTGCTACCGAACTACTATATCTTCGCCAAGAACAATGTTGATCCGAAAACTGCATTCAAGGTTATCCGTACTTCCAACCATGAAGCCAACATCCTGGCTGTGGCCAACAAGCAGCTCGATTCCGCCGTGTTTGCATCCGATACCATGGACCGCATCGAAGAGCGTCAGCCTGCCGTTGCCAAGGAAGTGCGCATCGTCTGGAAATCGCCGCTGATCGCTGCCGATCCGCTGGTATGGCGCAAGGATCTGCCGGCCGACGTCAAGGCCAAGGTCAAGGATTTTTTCGTCAACTACGGCAAGACCGGTCCTAACGCCGCGGCAGAAAAAGCGCAGCTGGCCAAGCTGCAATACAGCGGCTTTGCCGAGTCCAGCAATGTCCAGCTGAATCCTATCCGCCAGCTGGAACTGTTCAAGCAAAAGGGCAAGCTGGAAGCCGACGAGAACCTGAGCGCCGACGAAAAGAAGACCAAGCTTGACGACATCAACCGCAAATTGTCCGACCTGGCCAAATCCTAA
- the phnC gene encoding phosphonate ABC transporter ATP-binding protein, whose product MVEIKGLSKTFRGGFRALDNVSLRFAQGEMVALIGASGSGKSTLLRHISGLMAADSSGGTISIDGKSVQKDGQVDRNIRAVRANVGFVFQQFNLVGRLPVLTNVLTGGLSRMPLWRSCFKLFTAEEKALGLEALARVGISDHAYKRASAISGGQQQRAAIARTIVQKARVVLADEPIASLDPESARRVMQTLADVNQRDKSTVIVSLHQVDVALRFCPRTVALHKGRVVYDGPSSALTEAMLRDLYGSEAEDILGSSNSLTRPAAAVPTPFDSIPAMAVAA is encoded by the coding sequence ATGGTCGAAATCAAAGGTTTATCAAAGACGTTCCGCGGCGGTTTCCGTGCTCTGGACAATGTCAGTCTGCGTTTCGCGCAAGGCGAAATGGTGGCGTTGATCGGTGCATCCGGTTCAGGAAAATCAACGCTGTTGCGACATATTTCCGGCCTGATGGCGGCAGATAGCAGCGGCGGCACGATTTCCATTGATGGCAAGTCGGTGCAGAAGGACGGCCAGGTCGATCGCAATATCCGCGCGGTCCGCGCCAACGTCGGTTTTGTCTTCCAGCAGTTCAATCTGGTCGGCCGCTTGCCGGTTCTGACGAATGTCCTGACCGGCGGCTTGTCGCGCATGCCGCTCTGGCGCAGCTGCTTCAAATTGTTTACCGCGGAAGAAAAAGCGCTCGGCCTGGAAGCGCTGGCGCGTGTCGGCATCTCCGACCATGCCTACAAGCGTGCATCAGCGATCTCCGGCGGTCAGCAGCAACGGGCGGCGATCGCTCGCACTATCGTGCAGAAGGCGCGCGTGGTGCTGGCAGATGAACCGATTGCTTCACTGGACCCGGAATCGGCGCGGCGTGTGATGCAAACGCTGGCCGACGTTAACCAGCGCGACAAGAGCACTGTCATCGTTTCCCTGCATCAGGTCGATGTGGCGCTGCGTTTCTGTCCGCGTACGGTGGCGCTGCACAAAGGCCGGGTGGTATACGACGGCCCCTCCAGCGCTTTGACCGAAGCCATGCTGCGCGATCTGTACGGCAGCGAGGCGGAAGACATCCTGGGCAGCTCCAACAGCCTGACCCGGCCGGCCGCCGCCGTGCCGACGCCGTTCGACAGCATCCCGGCAATGGCGGTCGCCGCCTGA
- a CDS encoding septal ring lytic transglycosylase RlpA family protein codes for MLGKQGGKRKASAGYSVVSYSSVLLAALILAGCGSSPKAPSSSASPVKTTAGVRGGPALPAAGSGRGGYYKDDGPGDVTPEGLLDVPDAVPTIEPYSRTGNKPYVVFGKTYTPMTDDQPFKQRGTGSWYGKKFHNQKTSSGELYDMYKMTAAHPTLPIPSYARVTNLKTGAQVIVRVNDRGPFHSSRIIDLSYTAALKLGYLGSGSGQLEVERLLPADIIAMNKQRQNGTLAAATPPALLEPARDNSAPATVVAESVDMPVLTAQPLLLDPPSSPPAGTTAPALAQSDGNSTLASGFYLQFGAYSQQANADGARNRLMQELSGLVDSLNSVAVNGLYRLYAGPYTSRSDADNILQQIRQRTSVNPIVVQR; via the coding sequence ATGCTAGGCAAGCAGGGCGGAAAGCGTAAGGCGAGCGCTGGCTACAGCGTGGTGAGCTACTCGAGCGTATTGCTGGCGGCCCTGATCCTGGCCGGCTGCGGCAGCTCGCCGAAAGCGCCTTCCTCTTCGGCGTCGCCGGTCAAGACGACGGCAGGCGTGCGTGGCGGGCCTGCACTGCCCGCAGCAGGCTCCGGCCGCGGTGGCTACTACAAGGATGACGGTCCGGGCGATGTCACGCCTGAGGGGCTGCTGGACGTGCCGGATGCGGTGCCGACGATCGAACCTTATTCGCGCACCGGCAACAAGCCCTATGTTGTTTTTGGCAAGACCTATACGCCGATGACCGATGACCAGCCTTTCAAGCAGCGCGGCACCGGCAGCTGGTATGGCAAGAAATTCCATAATCAAAAGACATCGTCCGGCGAACTGTACGATATGTACAAGATGACCGCCGCGCATCCGACCTTGCCGATTCCATCCTATGCCCGGGTCACCAACCTGAAAACCGGCGCCCAGGTGATCGTGCGGGTCAACGATCGCGGGCCGTTTCATTCCAGCCGCATTATCGACTTGTCTTACACGGCGGCGCTGAAGCTGGGTTATCTCGGCAGTGGCAGCGGCCAGCTGGAAGTGGAGCGTTTGCTGCCGGCGGATATCATCGCCATGAACAAGCAGCGCCAGAACGGCACGCTGGCAGCGGCGACGCCGCCAGCGCTGCTTGAGCCGGCCAGGGACAACAGCGCGCCGGCAACCGTGGTCGCTGAATCGGTGGACATGCCGGTGCTGACGGCGCAACCGCTGCTGCTTGATCCGCCGTCATCCCCCCCTGCGGGCACGACCGCTCCCGCCTTGGCGCAGAGCGATGGCAACAGTACTTTGGCCAGCGGCTTCTATCTGCAATTCGGCGCCTATTCCCAGCAAGCCAATGCCGATGGCGCCCGCAATCGCCTGATGCAGGAATTGTCCGGCCTGGTTGACTCCCTCAACAGCGTCGCCGTCAACGGCCTGTATCGCCTGTACGCAGGGCCTTACACCAGCCGTTCCGATGCCGACAACATCCTGCAGCAGATCCGCCAGCGCACCAGCGTCAATCCGATTGTGGTGCAGCGCTAG
- the rodA gene encoding rod shape-determining protein RodA, translated as MSLGDKYAWLRSVKSHIMVFDAALSLIMFLILSVGIVTLYSAGIDFPGRVEDQLRNILVAFVIMWVAANIPPQTLMRFAVPIYTIGVALLIAVALFGIVKKGSRRWINFGVVIQPSEIMKIAMPLMLAWYFQKREGMITWRDYLVAALLLALPVGLIIRQPDLGTGTLVLAAGFYVIFLAGLSWRVLLGLAVAVGASLPVLWSVLHDYQRQRVMMLIDPTSDPLGKGFHIIQSTIAVGSGGIFGKGWLKGTQAHLEFIPERTTDFIFAVFSEEFGLIGNGVLLFLYMLLIGRGMMIAVNAPTMFTRLLAGSITLIFFTYAFVNMGMVSGILPVVGVPLPFMSYGGTALVTLGLGAGILMSIQRHRKLIQT; from the coding sequence ATGAGCCTGGGCGACAAATACGCGTGGCTGCGCAGCGTCAAATCGCACATCATGGTGTTCGATGCGGCGCTGTCGCTGATCATGTTCCTGATCCTGTCGGTCGGCATCGTTACGCTGTATTCCGCCGGCATCGATTTTCCGGGCCGGGTGGAAGACCAGTTGCGCAATATCCTGGTGGCGTTCGTCATCATGTGGGTGGCCGCCAACATACCGCCGCAGACCCTGATGCGCTTCGCGGTGCCGATCTATACGATAGGCGTGGCGCTGCTGATTGCGGTGGCCTTGTTCGGCATCGTCAAGAAGGGTTCGCGCCGCTGGATCAATTTCGGCGTGGTCATCCAGCCGTCAGAGATCATGAAAATCGCCATGCCGCTGATGCTGGCCTGGTATTTCCAGAAGCGCGAAGGCATGATCACCTGGCGCGACTACCTGGTGGCGGCGTTGTTGCTGGCCTTGCCGGTCGGCCTGATCATCCGTCAGCCGGACCTCGGTACCGGTACTCTGGTGCTGGCGGCCGGCTTCTATGTGATTTTCCTGGCCGGCCTGTCCTGGCGCGTGCTGCTTGGACTGGCGGTGGCGGTTGGTGCCAGCCTGCCGGTGCTGTGGTCGGTATTGCACGATTACCAGCGACAGCGCGTGATGATGCTGATCGACCCCACTTCCGATCCGCTGGGCAAAGGCTTCCACATCATCCAGTCGACCATCGCGGTCGGTTCCGGCGGCATCTTCGGCAAAGGCTGGCTGAAAGGCACGCAGGCGCATCTGGAGTTCATCCCTGAACGCACCACCGATTTCATCTTTGCGGTGTTTTCCGAAGAATTCGGCCTGATCGGCAACGGTGTCCTGCTGTTCCTGTACATGCTGCTGATCGGGCGCGGCATGATGATCGCGGTCAATGCGCCAACCATGTTCACGCGCCTGCTGGCCGGCTCCATCACGCTGATCTTCTTTACTTATGCGTTCGTCAACATGGGCATGGTCAGTGGCATTTTGCCGGTGGTTGGCGTACCTTTGCCGTTCATGAGCTATGGCGGCACGGCGCTGGTGACCCTGGGCCTGGGAGCCGGTATCCTGATGAGCATCCAGCGTCATCGCAAACTGATACAGACATAA